The Methanomassiliicoccales archaeon region GAGCATCAAGCCATTGTTTCAATTGGTTTTCTCCCCATTCCCCTCGCTTATACTGAATTTCAGTAGCCCATGGGGAATAAACGACGTCAGCGCGAATTACGTCCATTATCTCATTCATAAGCCTTGAATCCTTAATCAATTCGGGCTGCTTTACCATATTCCAATACTGCTTCTTTGAAAGTCCGTTGGCCTGAAAAATAATGAGCCCCGTTAATATAGGTGAGAATCGCCATTTCCTTGCGATCGAGAGAATGCTTTTCCCTTTTTTCCAGGATTCAAGCAATATATCAGCATTGCGCTTTACGAGATAGAAACGCTTGGTAGTTTCCCTCACGGTTTTTTGGGTGAAAATCACAGTTAATAGTTCCTCATTCAATTTTTTCTCGTTTGCAACCTTTCTAATATCCTCAGGAAAATTCAGTGAGTCATAAATTTCCCTGTATTCACTTAACTTCATCTTTTCACACTTTATAAATTTACACTGTTCATCGTCGTAGTGAGCTATTTCATATTTAAATTTGTCTATTCAGGGGATGTCATCTCCGCAATCTGGATGAGTACATTAAGATGAAAATCAAACAACTCACTAATTTGATACTTTGAAATGTGAGAACTATGTAGCTCCGCCAGAAGTTATGAAAGTTACCAAAAACTCTGTTGTATAGTAGCCACATGCAATATGATTAAATATGCATCATGCTGATTCATTCAAGGTAACTCGATGCGATTGAAAATGCAAGATGGTGATTACAATGAATAGCTCGTTTCTTGCAAGTAGTCGTGGTCCTCCATGGCTCCCAGCAGCTGCCGTAGATGCTAGACGCCTCGCATACTGGGGTCAAATTTTCTTTTTCGTTGTGATGATCGTAGCGGCCGTTTTCGGAATTATATCATTATTTTTGCTTATTCTGGATCAGACAGGCGGAGGAGGAACGATATATCTTCTCATAACGGCGCTCGTGGATTTCATAATTCTCTACATAATGAAACCCACACTTTTTGATCACCTCGATCAGGGCAGATTTAGCGAAGCAAGCGATCATATGCTGATATATGGAGTACTTGGGCTGATATTTGGAGTAATTCCAGGCATCCTTCTCATAATCGGATTTGCAAGATTGCAGGAAGTATTTCAGCCACAGTATCAGCCCTATCCGCCAAGCCAAGTTCAGACAACGCTCGAGGGCGAATCCGTTAAAACTCCACCGCCACCGGTGCAACCTCAACAGCAAGAAGTTCAACAGCCTGTTGCCCAGCAACCAAAAACAAAGCATCCAGAAATGGTGAAGTGCAAGAAGTGCGGAGTACAATATCCAGCATTCATGAGAACATGTCCGAACTGCGGTGAGGAGCGATAGATGGTCTTATAGACACTCTTTATTATTTTTTGATCTAAGTTTCCGAGATTCATAAAGAGTTTTTCCTTCATACAATATTTTAACGACTCTGTGATACGGTATTGCAATATTACCTACTTTGAAATAATACCTATCTAATTCTCTTATCTCCGCACCTGAAATGATTCGTGTGTTGTCTGGTGCCCCGCGGTGCAAAATATGAACCTCAGCTTTTGCAAGGTCGTAACCTGGCCGCCACTTAAGTTCGTTTAATATTTCTTTGGGGAACATCTGTTTTATTAGTCTCAAGCCGATAGAAAAATATTTTTGATTGCATGAAAAAATGAGATTTGATGCGTCTGCATATAATAGAAGGACAACTTGTCGATGTTGCGAGCGAAGAGATAATCCCCGCGCGTGTCATAGTTCAGGGAGAGAAGATCGTCGGCATCGAAGAGTTATCAGAAGCACCAGATCGTTATATTCTCCCTGGTTTCATCGATGCACATATTCATATAGAGTCCTCCCTCCTGTGTCCTTCAAGATTTTCGGAAGCAGCTGTTCCCCATGGAACCACATGCATCATAACCGATCCACATGAAATTGCAAACGTTCTTGGGATGGAAGGGATAAGATACATGATTGATGATGCGAAAAGAACTCCGATGCGCATATATTTTACCGCTCCTTCCTGCGTTCCAGCTACCAAAATAGAGACTTCTGGAGCGATACTTACATGGAGAGAAATTTACGAATTGCTCATGCTAAATGAAGTTGTAGCTCTCGGCGAAGTTATGGATGTTCAATCCGTTCTCGAATATAAAGATGAAATTCTTAAAAAAATTGAAATAGCGAGGATTCTCGGAAAACCTATCGATGGACACGCACCCGGATTAACTGGCTTTGATCTTGATCAATATATTTCTGTTGGTATCTCAACCGACCATGAATGTTTGACTCTGGATGAAGCAACTGAAAAGTATCGCAAAGGAATGAAAATAATGATAAGAGAAGGTTCAACATCAAAGAATCTAAAGCAACTCGCACCTTTTGCTGATAAAAGAGAATTCTTTCTCGTATCGGACGATCTCGATGTGATTGATCTCGAAAAGGGTCATCTAGATCGTCTTCTTAAGAAAGCAGTTGAATGTGGTATTGACTCCATATCAGCAATTCAGGCCGTAACGATAAGGCCCTCAAAACATTACGGTCTTCCAATTGGACTCATCGAAGTGGGAAAACCTGCGGACATCGTCATTGTCAATAATCTTTGTGAATTCAATGTTTTGGAGGTTTACATAAACGGCATTTTATGTGCGCTGGGTAAAAGAAGACTTTTTGACCTGAACCCTCAGAAATTGAATTATAAAATGGTAGAACAACGTATATTTGAAAAGGATCTCGAGCTTCGTGTCGATCAGCGATCAGGTAAAGCGAAAGTAAGGGTGATTAAAGCCGTTCCAGATCAAGCCGTGAGTTTTTCGGATACAGCCGAGTTAAAAATAGTTGATGGAACTGTTCAACCTTCTATAGAAGACGATGTCCTGCTAGTTGCTGTCGTTTGTAGGTACAGGCAAAAGAAACCTGCAATTGGATTTATTCGAGGTTTTGGATTGAAAAGGGGGGCAATTGCCTCTACTGTGGCACACGATGCTCACAATATCATTGCTGTTGGTACTGAATTGAAATCGATGGCTTTTGCTATTGAGTATGTATCCAGGGTCGGAGGGTTTTTTGCAACAGATGGACATGAGTCAATTTGCGTAGAACTGCCCATCGCGGGACTCATGAGTAACGAGCGGTCTGATTCCCTAGGGAGGAAAATGATACGAATTCTTGAGTTCGTAAGGAGCCTTGGTTGCGATTTTGATGCACCCTTTATGACGCTATCATTTCAAAGTCTTGTAGTGTTGCCAGAGATCAAGATTTGTGATATGGGTCTTTTCGACTCAAGAAAATTCAGATTTGTCGATCCGATTATAGAATTAGAACAATAAACTTCGATGAAAAACTTTCAAAAAGATTTTTTGCATCTAATTAATACTCCCATCCCTAAAGTGATGAAAAAATGTCCGATCTCGAGAGATTCAAGACAAAGATCGTCACATGGGATGAAATTTCAAAATGGACATTAGATGTCGCCCGCCAGATTAAAGACTGCAATTACAATCCGACTGTCATCGTAGGTCTGACAAGAGGGGGGTGGATACCAGCAAGATTGTTGTGCGATTATCTCCACGTCAAAAAACTTTATGCTATTAAAACTGAGCACTGGGGGATAACTGCAAATCAAAGCGGAAAGGCCCTCCTCACGCAGGAGCTTAATGCTAGTATCGATGATGAGAATGTGCTTATCGTTGACGATATTACTGATACTGGCGAAAGTCTGAAGCTTGCAATAAAACACGTTGACGCACTGAATCCAAAAACGATTCAGACGGCTACTTTATTACACATTACCCGATCTCAGATAGAGCCGGACTATTACTCAGTCAAGGTTCCAGCGACGCAGTGGACTTGGTTCATATTTCCATGGAACCTGCATGAGGACATGAGGACCTTATTACCAAAGACTTTGAGTGACGGCAAAGCTGAGGATGAAATTCGAAAGGCATTCATGGACCAGTTCGAAATCGACGTCTCTGAAGAACTGGTGCGGGAAACACTCAAAGATTTAGAAGCCGAAGGAAAGGTCAAAAGGAAGGGAAGAATCTGGGTAAGAATCTCATAGGTTGATCATTCGATGCGATCCTTACAACTCCGTCATTTATATCATCATAGAAGGAAATTAGAGATCCTGTGATGCTCCATAAACTCAAGAGAGAGCTCGAACAATCTCCCGTGATTCGATTGGGCAACTACGATTATTTTGTGAGTCCGATCACAGATGGTATTCCAAAAATGGATCCTGACATCTTGGCTGAGGTCATTGAAGCAATAATTGAAGTCGGCGATTTTGATTGCGACATGATCACGACACCCGAAGCCATGGGAATACCGATTGCTGTTGGCCTTTCTCAAAGGCTACACATTCCATATAATGTTATCAGAAAGAGAAGATATAGACTCCCCGGTGAAATCACTGTTAGCCAACGTACAGGATACTCTGCGACAGATCTGTATATAAATGGAATAAAAAAAGGAGATAAAATCGTCTTCGTCGATGATGTTTTGAGCACTGGCGGTACATTAATAGCAATCATATCAGCATTGATCGAACTTGGTGCGATTATTAAAGATGTAATCATTGTCGTCGAAAAAGGAAACGCGAAGTCGAAGATAGAAAAAACGACTGGTGTGCGGATTAAGACTCTTGTAAGAGTAGATGTAAGGGATGGTAGGGTAGTCGTATCTACTTGATAAGGCGTCTCCTCATCAGTATGATTGCCACAACAAAAGTTATTCCAGTTAGCATTATAATATAGATCACTCCAAGGAGATCCGTCCATCCTATCATGTTGTAACTGAGATCTCTGATAAGCCTCGTTGAGTGAGTGAGTGGAAGAAGCTCAGCCAGGGCTTGTCCCCAACCAGGCAGTACGCTCAGGGGGAAGAAGGTCCCGCTAAAGAGGAACATCGGAGTAATAAGGAGGAAGAAAGGGTAGTTGAATGAGTCTATATTGGGGACCAGAGCGGTGAAAATCATGGCAATGGCGGCAAACATAAGCCCAGACAAGAATCCAATGAATGGCACAATAAGAATTCCCGGAAATCTCGCCAGGCCCGCGATGCAAACAACGACAAGCACAATTGTCGAATTTAAGAAGCTCTTCGTAGCGCCCCAAAACATTTCTCCGGCTATCACATCCTCAATGCTAAGGGGCGTAGCAATGATTGCATCGAATGTTTTCTGATAATGCATTCTCACATACGAACCGTAAGTGCATTCAAAAAATGCTGAGTACATCGAGGAAATTGCTACGAGACCTGGGGCTAAGAACATTGCATATTCAACCATTATCCCCTCATATTCCACTTTCCCGATCAATATCCCGAAACCCAGACCCATCGCTACCAAATATAGAATTGGCTCAAGGAAAGGGGGCAGAAAATTTGTCTTCCATGTGGTAAAGAATACGTCCCGATTCCTTCTCCAGACCATGATAGATCTTCTTGTAATGTTTGAAAGAATACTCAATCTCTCAACCCCCTTCCAGTGAGTTTTAAGAAAACATCCTCCAATGTTGAATTTCTTATCACCGTATGGTTCAGTTGAAAATGATTACGAAGAGGAGCAAGGAGCTCTTGAGGAGAATTAGTATATGCGTAAATTCGATCCAAACCTCTTTCAAAAGAAATCCCGCGAGACTGCAAATAATCTTCCAGCCCAACAGGTGGCTCAACGATTTCTACGACGCTACCATAGGAAAACTTAACGATCAAATCTGCTGGCCTACCCTCAGTGAGTATTCGGCCGCGATCCATGATTAAGAGGCGGTCACAGAGCCGCTCTGCCTCATCCATATAGTGGGTAGTTAAAACAACCGTGACTCCTGATTTTCTTAATTCCCTGATTTTATCCCATATAAGATGCCGTGCCTGAGGGTCGAGACCTGTCGTGGGTTCGTCTAGAATCAAAATTCTAGGATCATTTATCAATGCCCTCGCGATGATGAGACGTCTTTTCATACCTCCAGACAGCTCAGTTATCAATACATTCGCCTTTTCCTGGAGTTGCATGAATTCAAGCAATTCTACCGCTCGCTTTTCAGCCACCTTTTTTTCTATTCCAAAGTATCTTGCGTAAACAGTAAGATTCTTGAGGACCGTAAAATCTGGATCTAAATTGTTTTCCTGGGGTGCTACACCTATCAGAGCCTTTACTTCCCTTGGTTTCTGTTCAACGTCCAATCCCATAACAGATAATTTACCAGATGTAATTGGAGAGGAGCAGTAAATCATTTTCATTACCGTGGTCTTGCCAGCACCATTCGGACCGAGAAATCCATAGCACTCGCCTTCGTTAATATAAAAGCTAACCCCATCAACGGCCGTCAACGTTCCATATTTTTTCGTAAGACTCAATGCTTCAATCACTTTCATGTCGCAGGGTAATCTCACGGTCATTTAATTAAAATGTCTGCATATCTCAGCAAAATCAAAGGACGTTGATTATGCTAAGAACATCATGCCCATTTGAAGACAATTAGCATAATTGTAATGGAATGAACATATGACAGCATTGTACGATTTGAACTCCTTGTGGAAGTAGAATTTCTAATTTATATTATTCCCTTCATCATCCTTGGGAGTTTTCTGGGGATATTTAGTGGGATTGCTCCTGGTATTCATGTAAACACCCTCTGTGCGATCTTAATACAACTGCACCCTTGGGTTGCCGGCTTTATCAATGAAATGAAATGGATACCGGATAACGAAATTACTCCTGTCCTCATCTCTTCCATGATCATATCTGCTGCAGTAGTTCACTCATTTCTTGATATAATACCATCGATTTTCTTCGGCGCGCCAGGAGATCCCGATTGCCTTTCTGTTCTCCCGGGACATAGACTGCTGCTTTCAGGAAAGGGAATTGAGGCTTTATATTGCGCAGCCAAAGGAGGACTCATCGGCACTTTCCTTGCCATTCTTCTAGCTTACCCACTTTATCTTTTGATGGGGGAGCCATTAAAGGTATATGAGCATTTCAAACCGATAATACCTTTTTTTCTAATTTCTGTCATAGCGCTTCTTGTCCTGTCAGAAAAAGATGAAAAAGGTAGTTCCGCAATAATCGACGTACGCTCTGGCTCTATTGATTACAACCCATGCACCATTTACATTAATAAGGTAATTCCGAGCGATAATAGTGATGTCTTGGTCTCTGGAAGAATTTTGAAAAAGAATTTAAGGAGTTATATGTTGCACACTCCCTTTGGCTATTGGGAAATAATTCCCACACGTGGTATCAATGAAGGTTTTGCGACTCTTAAGGGCAGATGGAAATTCAAAAGGCATTATGCAAAAAAGAAATTGATAGCCTTCATCCTCTTTCTTTCGTCGGGCATTCTTGGATATGTTGTTATGAATGGTAACTTGCCAACTTATCCATTATTCCCATATGGAGGTATGGACCTCTTGTTCCCTCTTCTAAGTGGTCTTTTTGGAGTTCCATCGCTGATTCTCTCATTAGGTCGCTCTACAATTCCTCAGCAAGATTACATATGCAGAAAAGAAGAGGTGAGCTATGGCTCCGCTACGAAAGGCGCGGTCATCGGCATAATAGTTGGTTGGATTCCTGGTATTACGCCAACGACAGGAGCAGTGCTCGCAAACCTAGTTCGCCGGAAGAAAAGAAATGACGTGCTTCTTTCTTCAAGGGAATTTATCACAATGGTTTCTGCATTGGGAACATCAGCCACACTCTTCAATCTTGTTGCATTATTCTCTATAGGAAAGGGAAGAAGCGGGGTTATGCTCGCTATCGAAGAAATCCTCCAATTTGACTCTAGTCCTCTTCCTGCAATTAATTCCTTTCAGATTTTTCTGCTACTATTGTTCTCAGGATTCGTTTCATCTGCGATTGGTTTTGTATCGACATTGATCTTTGGAAAGCTCATCACAAGAAAGTTTGAAAAAATAGACTTGGATAAAACTAATAAATTGATTCTCATCCTGATTGTTCTCCTTGTCGTACTATTGACTGGCCTGAACGGTGCTCTAGTACTCGCAACGGCAACTTGTCTGGGACTACTAGCACCTTTGCTCAATATCAGGAGAGTCCAGCTGACGGGGTGCCTTTTATTACCTATTACGATTTTCTTTGTCGATATGAGTATTTAAGCAGAAAAATTGGTTGCTTGGCTAGAAAATATGACAATCAATACTGAGAAAGCATCATTGCCATCTTCATCTCACACACATGGTTTGCGATGCTTCGTAGAGCTTCCTCGGTGTCATCATTGCTGGTGTATATTTCTATTATATGGGAGCCTTCAACCACACCTTCTGCACCTGAAAGAACTGCCATTCTCGCTTGTTGAGGATTCGATACTCCAAAACCCAAAAGGACGGGTAAGTTAGTATGACTTTTGATCAATTTTAGGAACGTGAATGCACTCCTTGGGAATCTCCTCTTTGGTCCAGTTACGCCGGGCACGGACACCATATAAATGAAACCTGAGCTCGCATGAACAATCTCAGCAATGCGATCCATTGAGGACGAGGACGAAACGATCCTTATCATTTCAAGACCGACACTCTTTGCAATGTCGTCGATAACAACTGATTCCTCCAGTGGAAGGTCGACTATCAGGAGCCCGTCAGTTCCAGCAGAGAATACAGATTCACAGAATCTTTGAATTCCGTATCGAAAAATCGGGTTCATGTAACTCATTACGATTATCGGCCTGTCTTCAGCTACTCCCCTCAGTCTATTCACAAGCTGGAAAAGATGGTCCGTTTTGAATCCTCTTGACAATGATCTTTTCATTGCACCCTGTATGATCGGTCCGTCGGCTATTGGATCGGAAAACGGTATTCCGATTTCGATCATGTCGGCACCAGCCTCGATTAAAGTTTTTCCAAGGCGCTCCGAGAAGGACAAAGATGGGTCACCAGCACAAATATAAGGAACAAATGCACCAGATCCCCGATGTTTGAGAACACTGAAAAGAGATGAGATCCTGCTCATGCAAACCCTTCCTCTCCTGCGACGTGGGCCACGTCTTTGTCACCTCTTCCTGAAAGATTGACAATTATAATTCGATCCTTTGGCAGATTTCTTGAGAGACGACTTGCAAAGGCAATAGCGTGAGCGCTCTCCAGTGCTGGAATTATGCCTTCCAATTTCGACAGCAATCGAAATCCCTCCAATGCCTCTTGATCCTCAATGGAAACGTAATTAACTCTCCCAATTGACTTCAAATACGCATGTTCAGGTCCTACGCCTGGGTAATCCAAGCCAGCAGCGATTGAGTGCGTCTCTTTGATCTGACCATCTTCATCTTGGAGGATCATTGTGCGGGCTCCGTGCAAAATTCCTTCGACGCCAGCAGTGAGACTCGATGCGTGCATTCCCGACAATATTCCCTTTCCGCCTGCTTCGACGCCGAACATCTTTACAGAAGTGTCTGATAAAAAAGGATGGAAAAGCCCAATAGCATTGCTTCCTCCCCCTACGCACGCAATGAGCATGTCGGGCAACTTGCCAGCATGTTGCATTATCTGCATTTTTGCCTCTCTTCCTATCACAGACTGAAAATTACGAACGATCAAGGGATAGGGATGCGGGCCAACTACGCTACCTATAATATAATGTGTGTAATCGCTTGATGCGGTGAAATCCCGCATCGCCTCATTAATGGCATCCTTGAGCGTTCTTGATCCTGATCTCACA contains the following coding sequences:
- a CDS encoding C15orf41 family protein — protein: MKLSEYREIYDSLNFPEDIRKVANEKKLNEELLTVIFTQKTVRETTKRFYLVKRNADILLESWKKGKSILSIARKWRFSPILTGLIIFQANGLSKKQYWNMVKQPELIKDSRLMNEIMDVIRADVVYSPWATEIQYKRGEWGENQLKQWLDAQGLEYKTERDLRGEFPKTPDCLLQRPIRLNGWKINWIESKASFGDLIEVKKNIRRQLSAYTELFGDGLVVYWFGYLEDIRCPDGIVISDSSIVSLNHEPK
- a CDS encoding RNA repair domain-containing protein, with product MFPKEILNELKWRPGYDLAKAEVHILHRGAPDNTRIISGAEIRELDRYYFKVGNIAIPYHRVVKILYEGKTLYESRKLRSKNNKECL
- the ade gene encoding adenine deaminase, which produces MRLHIIEGQLVDVASEEIIPARVIVQGEKIVGIEELSEAPDRYILPGFIDAHIHIESSLLCPSRFSEAAVPHGTTCIITDPHEIANVLGMEGIRYMIDDAKRTPMRIYFTAPSCVPATKIETSGAILTWREIYELLMLNEVVALGEVMDVQSVLEYKDEILKKIEIARILGKPIDGHAPGLTGFDLDQYISVGISTDHECLTLDEATEKYRKGMKIMIREGSTSKNLKQLAPFADKREFFLVSDDLDVIDLEKGHLDRLLKKAVECGIDSISAIQAVTIRPSKHYGLPIGLIEVGKPADIVIVNNLCEFNVLEVYINGILCALGKRRLFDLNPQKLNYKMVEQRIFEKDLELRVDQRSGKAKVRVIKAVPDQAVSFSDTAELKIVDGTVQPSIEDDVLLVAVVCRYRQKKPAIGFIRGFGLKRGAIASTVAHDAHNIIAVGTELKSMAFAIEYVSRVGGFFATDGHESICVELPIAGLMSNERSDSLGRKMIRILEFVRSLGCDFDAPFMTLSFQSLVVLPEIKICDMGLFDSRKFRFVDPIIELEQ
- a CDS encoding phosphoribosyltransferase, which produces MSDLERFKTKIVTWDEISKWTLDVARQIKDCNYNPTVIVGLTRGGWIPARLLCDYLHVKKLYAIKTEHWGITANQSGKALLTQELNASIDDENVLIVDDITDTGESLKLAIKHVDALNPKTIQTATLLHITRSQIEPDYYSVKVPATQWTWFIFPWNLHEDMRTLLPKTLSDGKAEDEIRKAFMDQFEIDVSEELVRETLKDLEAEGKVKRKGRIWVRIS
- the hpt gene encoding hypoxanthine/guanine phosphoribosyltransferase, whose product is MLHKLKRELEQSPVIRLGNYDYFVSPITDGIPKMDPDILAEVIEAIIEVGDFDCDMITTPEAMGIPIAVGLSQRLHIPYNVIRKRRYRLPGEITVSQRTGYSATDLYINGIKKGDKIVFVDDVLSTGGTLIAIISALIELGAIIKDVIIVVEKGNAKSKIEKTTGVRIKTLVRVDVRDGRVVVST
- a CDS encoding ABC transporter permease, coding for MSILSNITRRSIMVWRRNRDVFFTTWKTNFLPPFLEPILYLVAMGLGFGILIGKVEYEGIMVEYAMFLAPGLVAISSMYSAFFECTYGSYVRMHYQKTFDAIIATPLSIEDVIAGEMFWGATKSFLNSTIVLVVVCIAGLARFPGILIVPFIGFLSGLMFAAIAMIFTALVPNIDSFNYPFFLLITPMFLFSGTFFPLSVLPGWGQALAELLPLTHSTRLIRDLSYNMIGWTDLLGVIYIIMLTGITFVVAIILMRRRLIK
- a CDS encoding ATP-binding cassette domain-containing protein codes for the protein MKVIEALSLTKKYGTLTAVDGVSFYINEGECYGFLGPNGAGKTTVMKMIYCSSPITSGKLSVMGLDVEQKPREVKALIGVAPQENNLDPDFTVLKNLTVYARYFGIEKKVAEKRAVELLEFMQLQEKANVLITELSGGMKRRLIIARALINDPRILILDEPTTGLDPQARHLIWDKIRELRKSGVTVVLTTHYMDEAERLCDRLLIMDRGRILTEGRPADLIVKFSYGSVVEIVEPPVGLEDYLQSRGISFERGLDRIYAYTNSPQELLAPLRNHFQLNHTVIRNSTLEDVFLKLTGRGLRD
- a CDS encoding tripartite tricarboxylate transporter permease; translation: MEVEFLIYIIPFIILGSFLGIFSGIAPGIHVNTLCAILIQLHPWVAGFINEMKWIPDNEITPVLISSMIISAAVVHSFLDIIPSIFFGAPGDPDCLSVLPGHRLLLSGKGIEALYCAAKGGLIGTFLAILLAYPLYLLMGEPLKVYEHFKPIIPFFLISVIALLVLSEKDEKGSSAIIDVRSGSIDYNPCTIYINKVIPSDNSDVLVSGRILKKNLRSYMLHTPFGYWEIIPTRGINEGFATLKGRWKFKRHYAKKKLIAFILFLSSGILGYVVMNGNLPTYPLFPYGGMDLLFPLLSGLFGVPSLILSLGRSTIPQQDYICRKEEVSYGSATKGAVIGIIVGWIPGITPTTGAVLANLVRRKKRNDVLLSSREFITMVSALGTSATLFNLVALFSIGKGRSGVMLAIEEILQFDSSPLPAINSFQIFLLLLFSGFVSSAIGFVSTLIFGKLITRKFEKIDLDKTNKLILILIVLLVVLLTGLNGALVLATATCLGLLAPLLNIRRVQLTGCLLLPITIFFVDMSI
- the trpA gene encoding tryptophan synthase subunit alpha; the protein is MSRISSLFSVLKHRGSGAFVPYICAGDPSLSFSERLGKTLIEAGADMIEIGIPFSDPIADGPIIQGAMKRSLSRGFKTDHLFQLVNRLRGVAEDRPIIVMSYMNPIFRYGIQRFCESVFSAGTDGLLIVDLPLEESVVIDDIAKSVGLEMIRIVSSSSSMDRIAEIVHASSGFIYMVSVPGVTGPKRRFPRSAFTFLKLIKSHTNLPVLLGFGVSNPQQARMAVLSGAEGVVEGSHIIEIYTSNDDTEEALRSIANHVCEMKMAMMLSQY
- the trpB gene encoding tryptophan synthase subunit beta, whose amino-acid sequence is MLLESPYFGRFGGTYVPEILIHALKELECQYNRIRNESAFKDELDTLLSEYAGRPTPLYFAKRFSEKCGSKIFLKREDLAHTGSHKINNALGQALLAKWMGKERIIAETGAGQHGVAVATACALLGLKCEIYMGETDVERQKLNCFRMKLLGARINVVRSGSRTLKDAINEAMRDFTASSDYTHYIIGSVVGPHPYPLIVRNFQSVIGREAKMQIMQHAGKLPDMLIACVGGGSNAIGLFHPFLSDTSVKMFGVEAGGKGILSGMHASSLTAGVEGILHGARTMILQDEDGQIKETHSIAAGLDYPGVGPEHAYLKSIGRVNYVSIEDQEALEGFRLLSKLEGIIPALESAHAIAFASRLSRNLPKDRIIIVNLSGRGDKDVAHVAGEEGFA